In the Telopea speciosissima isolate NSW1024214 ecotype Mountain lineage chromosome 2, Tspe_v1, whole genome shotgun sequence genome, one interval contains:
- the LOC122651162 gene encoding uncharacterized protein LOC122651162: MDLLSQFFSVEDREAIEQIRLSINPSEDVLCWGGARNGIFTIKSAYHLLCNQHDQQFSTRATSSHRHAWEDIPSEVWKRIWNIKTLPKVKNFLWRCCANGVASSENLMKRHIPIDPSCSRCGHDPKSIDHLLFLCPIARAAWFGSNLTVGIPVDGPFTLAQLLLHWPCLNFHDKRCNEDVLCLLSFMCWNIWLARNDLVFGIKDWTPEDIISQAQASSTKFLSISRGNTLSVRNTHEAYSIGRQSSPPDSGIIKINCDAAFSLKAPASGIGVVLRDHLGNHIQAASNPISFHEVLLGEALAVLFGLQLATYGGFNNVHIESDNEDLVSFIREPSRPHPLSLRSTLQDIGVLIPSFSVCNFSFISRDANLVAHSLARKALPVASQTFWPVSSPWLLDLCCKDARCFACPPLQ; this comes from the coding sequence ATGGATCTCCTTAGCCAGTTCTTTTCAGTTGAGGATAGAGAGGCCATAGAGCAGATCAGACTGAGCATTAATCCCAGTGAGGATGTATTATGTTGGGGAGGAGCTAGAAACGGCATTTTCACTATCAAATCTGCCTATCACCTATTGTGCAATCAGCATGATCAGCAGTTCTCGACCCGTGCTACTTCATCGCATAGGCATGCTTGGGAAGACATCCCATCCGAGGTGTGGAAAAGGATCTGGAATATCAAAACTCTTCCTAAAGTTAAAAATTTCCTGTGGAGATGTTGTGCTAATGGTGTAGCCTCAAGTGAAAATCTTATGAAACGCCACATCCCCATTGATCCCTCTTGCAGCAGATGTGGGCACGATCCTAAATCTATCGATCACCTCCTATTTCTCTGTCCTATAGCTCGAGCGGCTTGGTTTGGAAGCAATCTTACCGTTGGTATTCCTGTTGATGGACCCTTCACACTAGCTCAGCTCTTGCTCCACTGGCCATGTCTAAATTTTCACGACAAGAGATGCAACGAGGATGTGTTGTGCCTTTTATCTTTCATGTGTTGGAACATCTGGCTGGCCAGAAATGATTTGGTGTTTGGCATCAAAGATTGGACCCCGGAGGATATTATATCTCAAGCCCAAGCATCTTCCActaaattcctttcaatttcaAGGGGTAACACCCTCTCTGTGAGGAATACTCATGAGGCCTACTCTATTGGCAGGCAATCGTCTCCTCCAGATTCAGGCATTATCAAGATAAATTGTGACGCTGCATTCTCTCTGAAGGCTCCTGCCAGTGGTATCGGTGTGGTGCTAAGAGATCACCTGGGTAATCATATACAAGCAGCATCTAATCCCATTTCGTTCCATGAGGTTCTGCTTGGTGAAGCCCTTGCTGTGCTCTTTGGTCTACAGTTGGCAACCTATGGAGGTTTTAACAATGTTCACATTGAGTCGGATAATGAGGACCTGGTCTCGTTTATTAGAGAACCATCTAGACCACACCCCCTCTCCCTCCGGAGTACTTTGCAAGATATTGGGGTGCTTATCCCAAGCTTTAGCGTGTGTAATTTCTCCTTTATCTCCAGAGATGCAAACTTAGTTGCGCATTCTTTAGCTCGGAAGGCATTGCCTGTGGCAAGCCAGACTTTTTGGCCTGTTTCCTCTCCCTGGCTTCTTGATCTCTGTTGTAAAGATGCCAGGTGCTTCGCTTGTCCCCCTTTGCAATAA
- the LOC122651163 gene encoding uncharacterized protein LOC122651163: MSNSQSGDQQHTQKAFGWAARDNSGILSPFHFTRRVNGDEDITMKILYCGICHSDLHITRNDFGFDVYPVVPGHEIVGVVTHVGCNVQKFKIGDKVGVGCLVGSCGSCENCHEDLETYCPKVEFTYTFFNDATGKKNYGGYSDFYVVNEHFALRFPDNLPLDAAAPLLCAGSTVYSPMKYYGLDKAGKHLGVVGLGGLGHVAVKFAKAFGLKVTVISTSPSKEKEALERFGADSFLLSKDSDQMKGAVSTMDGIIDTVSASHPMAPLIDLLKPHGKLVVVGAPEKPMELPIFPLLLGRKLVGGSAVGGIKETQEMIDFAGKHNIVAAIEVISMDYVNTAMDRLARGDVRYRFVIDIANTLNFSISISQSGCKMSNSEGEEQTQKALGWAARDTSGILSPFHFTRRANGDEDITMKILYCGICHSDLHFTRNDFGFGVYPIVPGHEIVGVVTQAGCNVEKFKIGDKVGVGCLVGSCGSCENCHEDLETYCPKVEFTYTMLDDGTGKKNYGGYSDIFVVNEHFAVRLPENLPLDATAPLLCAGCTVYSPMKYYGLDKSGKHLGVVGLGGLGHVAVKFGKAFGMKVTVISTSPSKEKEAIERLGADSFLLSKDSDQMKATVSTMDGIIDTVSAPHPMAPLIDLLKPHGKLMVVGVSEETVAMPLFPLLLGRKLVGGSGVGGMKETQEMIDFAGKHNIVADIEVISMDYVNTAMKRLEKGDVRYRFVIDIANTLNV; this comes from the exons ATGTCTAACAGTCAGAGTGGTGATCAACAACACACACAGAAGGCCTTCGGTTGGGCAGCAAGAGACAACTCTGGAATTCTCTCCCCATTTCACTTTACTAGGAG AGTGAATGGAGACGAAGATATTACGATGAAGATACTTTACTGTGGAATCTGCCATTCAGACCTTCACATTACAAGaaatgattttggatttgatgTTTACCCCGTTGTTCCTGg GCACGAGATCGTTGGAGTAGTGACCCATGTCGGGTGCAACGTACAGAAATTCAAGATTGGAGATAAAGTAGGTGTTGGGTGCTTGGTTGGGTCTTGCGGTTCTTGCGAAAACTGCCATGAGGATCTGGAGACCTATTGCCCCAAAGTTGAATTTACATACACCTTCTTCAATGACGCGACCGGAAAGAAAAACTACGGTGGATATTCCGATTTCTATGTTGTTAATGAGCACTTTGCTTTACGCTTCCCCGATAATCTGCCTTTAGATGCCGCCGCACCATTACTATGTGCCGGGAGTACTGTTTACAGCCCCATGAAATACTATGGATTGGATAAGGCAGGAAAGCATTTGGGAGTGGTTGGGCTCGGTGGACTTGGGCATGTGGCTGTCAAGTTTGCTAAGGCTTTCGGCTTGAAAGTCACTGTGATCAGTACATCTCCAAGCAAGGAGAAGGAAGCCCTTGAACGATTTGGAGCTGATTCGTTTTTGTTGAGCAAGGACTCAGACCAAATGAAG GGTGCGGTGAGCACAATGGATGGGATAATAGATACGGTTTCTGCATCTCACCCAATGGCACCATTGATTGATCTATTGAAGCCTCATGGTAAGCTAGTGGTGGTGGGTGCACCAGAAAAACCAATGGAGCTCCCAATCTTTCCATTACTTCTGG GGAGGAAGCTTGTTGGGGGAAGTGCAGTAGGTGGGAtaaaagaaacacaagaaatGATAGATTTTGCAGGGAAGCACAACATAGTGGCTGCTATCGAAGTTATATCGATGGATTATGTGAACACTGCTATGGACCGACTTGCAAGAGGAGACGTTAGATATCGATTTGTTATCGATATAGCTAATACCTTAAAC TTCTCTATTTCAATTTCCCAATCTGGTTGTAAAATGTCAAACAGTGAAGGAGAAGAGCAAACACAGAAGGCCTTGGGTTGGGCAGCAAGAGACACTTCTGGAATTCTCTCCCCATTTCACTTTACTAGGAG GGCCAATGGAGACGAAGATATTACCATGAAGATACTTTACTGTGGAATCTGCCATTCAGACCTTCACTTTACAAGgaatgattttggatttggtgTTTACCCTATTGTTCCTgg ACACGAGATCGTGGGAGTAGTGACCCAAGCCGGGTGCAACGTAGAGAAATTCAAGATTGGAGATAAAGTAGGTGTGGGGTGCTTGGTTGGGTCTTGCGGTTCTTGCGAAAACTGCCATGAGGATCTGGAGACCTATTGCCCCAAAGTTGAATTTACATACACCATGTTGGATGACGGGACCGGAAAGAAAAACTACGGTGGATATTCCGATATCTTCGTCGTTAACGAGCACTTTGCTGTCCGCTTACCCGAAAATCTGCCGTTAGATGCCACGGCACCGTTACTATGTGCCGGGTGTACTGTTTACAGCCCCATGAAATACTATGGACTCGATAAATCAGGAAAGCATTTGGGTGTGGTTGGGCTTGGTGGACTTGGGCATGTCGCAGTGAAGTTTGGTAAGGCCTTCGGCATGAAGGTGACTGTGATCAGTACATCTCCAAGCAAGGAGAAGGAAGCCATTGAACGACTTGGGGCTGATTCTTTTTTGTTGAGCAAGGACTCGGACCAAATGAAG GCAACGGTGAGCACAATGGATGGGATTATTGATACGGTTTCTGCACCTCACCCTATGGCACCGTTGATTGATCTATTGAAGCCTCATGGGAAGCTAATGGTGGTGGGTGTATCTGAGGAAACAGTGGCGATGCCACTTTTTCCATTACTTCTTG GGAGGAAGCTTGTTGGGGGAAGTGGAGTAGGTGGGATGAAAGAAACACAAGAAATGATAGATTTTGCAGGGAAGCACAACATAGTGGCTGATATCGAAGTTATATCGATGGATTATGTGAACACTGCTATGAAACGACTTGAAAAAGGAGACGTTAGATATCGATTTGTCATTGATATAGCTAATACTTTAAATGTTTAG
- the LOC122653150 gene encoding cinnamoyl-CoA reductase 1-like produces MGEIVLPVSSPSTTVCVIGAGGFIGSWLVKLLLEKGYTVRGTVRSPEDPKNSYLMELSGAKERLILFKADVLDYETLPNVMKGCDAVFHTACPLTNNVEQVLDPAVTGTINIVNAAVEAKVGRLVLTSSIGAVHMNPNRDFEVVDETCWSDLDFCKNTQNWYCYAKTVGEKAAWKEATEKGLDLVVVIPSVVLGPSLQPTLNASAIHILKMVNGTHKTYLNTVQGYVHVKDVAMAHILVYETPAASGRYLCTENIVHRGDIAKLLTELFPDYPIPSKCSDEVNPRAIPYKFSNQRLKDLGLNFIPVKQCLYETVKNFQENGYLSFSQH; encoded by the exons ATGGGAGAGATCGTTTTACCAGTTTCCAGCCCCTCAACAACTGTATGTGTGATTGGTGCCGGTGGCTTCATCGGTTCATGGCTTGTCAAGCTTCTCTTAGAGAAAGGTTATACTGTTAGAGGAACGGTGAGAAGCCCAG AAGACCCTAAGAATTCTTATTTGATGGAGCTCAGTGGGGCTAAAGAACGACTAATTCTCTTCAAGGCAGATGTTCTTGATTATGAGACCCTTCCCAATGTCATGAAGGGATGTGATGCTGTATTCCACACTGCTTGTCCTCTCACTAACAACGTT GAACAAGTGCTTGATCCAGCAGTGACTGGAACAATAAATATAGTGAATGCTGCAGTAGAAGCCAAGGTTGGCCGCTTGGTTTTGACATCTTCAATTGGAGCAGTTCACATGAACCCCAACAGGGACTTTGAAGTTGTGGATGAGACATGCTGGAGCGACCTTGATTTTTGCAAGAACACTCAG AACTGGTACTGTTACGCAAAGACAGTAGGAGAGAAGGCTGCATGGAAGGAGGCAACAGAGAAGGGTTTGGACTTGGTGGTTGTGATACCCTCAGTGGTTTTAGGCCCATCACTTCAGCCCACTCTAAATGCTAGTGCTATTCACATACTCAAAATGGTTAATGGAACTCATAAAACCTACCTCAACACAGTACAAGGTTATGTGCATGTGAAGGATGTGGCCATGGCTCACATACTTGTGTACGAGACACCGGCGGCATCGGGCCGGTACCTCTGTACCGAGAATATAGTTCACCGTGGCGACATCGCCAAATTACTCACCGAGTTGTTCCCTGATTATCCTATTCCAAGCAA GTGCTCAGATGAAGTGAATCCAAGGGCCATACCTTACAAGTTCTCAAACCAGAGGCTTAAGGACTTGGGGCTTAATTTCATACCAGTGAAACAATGTCTTTATGAGACAGTCAAGAACTTCCAGGAGAATGGTTACCTTTCTTTTTCTCAACATTGA